A single genomic interval of Fructobacillus americanaquae harbors:
- a CDS encoding phosphatase PAP2 family protein: MIISVENKQRRRAVFAALLFIVLAVLIGTNASFLSEMNESVRFFMTGIQTSFGNAIMSAATFLGSPLMCLIYAVLLASVLLLANLKIPAFWVIFTAFGQVILAQIIKFLIHAPRPVGHLLTDTGYSFPSQHVVAIWSIVFILFLLVTPNINSMILRILLDWLLITLALMVMLSRLYFSSQFVSDVVAGYLLAYAWVVLCASLYPAVATTLKKSFWRFKEQEI, translated from the coding sequence ATGATTATTTCCGTCGAAAATAAACAACGCCGCCGAGCAGTCTTTGCCGCCCTGCTCTTTATCGTTCTGGCCGTTTTAATTGGCACCAATGCGTCTTTTTTGTCTGAAATGAATGAATCAGTTCGCTTCTTTATGACTGGGATTCAAACGAGTTTCGGTAATGCCATTATGTCGGCTGCAACCTTCTTAGGTTCCCCACTCATGTGTCTAATTTATGCCGTTCTCTTAGCAAGCGTCTTACTATTGGCAAACTTAAAAATTCCAGCATTTTGGGTAATCTTTACCGCCTTTGGTCAAGTGATTTTAGCCCAAATCATCAAGTTCTTGATTCATGCACCGCGGCCCGTTGGTCATCTCTTAACAGATACCGGCTACTCATTTCCGTCACAGCACGTCGTTGCCATTTGGTCAATCGTTTTTATCCTGTTCTTGTTGGTAACACCAAACATTAATTCGATGATTTTACGAATTTTGCTTGACTGGCTTTTAATTACTCTTGCGCTGATGGTGATGCTCTCACGACTTTATTTTTCTTCGCAATTTGTTTCAGACGTCGTTGCCGGCTACCTATTGGCTTACGCTTGGGTCGTCCTCTGTGCTAGCCTTTATCCGGCAGTTGCAACAACATTGAAAAAAAGCTTTTGGCGTTTCAAGGAACAAGAAATTTAA
- the nrdF gene encoding class 1b ribonucleoside-diphosphate reductase subunit beta → MVEHVNNGSYTAINWNDIEDALDKATWEKLTQQFWLDTRVPISNDLRNWRGDLNDTERRVYNLVFGGLTTLDTLQSQDGMASLRRDAVNQKEEAVLNNIQFMESVHAKSYSSIFETLNDKSEIDATFEWADHDEFLQYKANKINDVYQNGTPLQKKVASVFLETFLFYSGFYTPLYYLGHNRMLNVAEIIKLILRDESVHGTYIGYKFQIGFNKLSEAEQEEMKTWMYDLLYDLYDNEEKVTHEIYDQIGWSDDVLVFLRYNANKALMNLGQEPLFPDNADQVNPVVMNGISTSTSNHDFFSGVGNGYLLGQVEAMSDEDYKED, encoded by the coding sequence ATGGTTGAACACGTGAATAACGGCTCATATACTGCCATTAACTGGAACGATATTGAAGACGCCTTGGACAAAGCTACCTGGGAAAAGTTGACCCAACAATTCTGGTTAGACACCCGTGTCCCAATTTCAAACGACTTGCGCAACTGGCGTGGTGATTTGAATGATACGGAACGCCGGGTTTACAACTTGGTCTTCGGTGGTTTGACAACCTTGGATACTTTACAGTCACAAGATGGAATGGCTTCATTGCGTCGCGATGCTGTTAACCAAAAAGAAGAAGCGGTTTTGAACAATATCCAATTTATGGAATCTGTTCATGCTAAGTCATATTCTTCTATCTTTGAAACGTTGAACGATAAGTCTGAAATCGATGCGACCTTTGAATGGGCTGATCACGATGAATTTTTGCAGTACAAGGCCAACAAGATTAATGATGTTTACCAAAATGGCACACCATTGCAAAAGAAGGTTGCTTCGGTCTTCTTGGAAACTTTCTTGTTCTATTCAGGTTTCTACACGCCTTTGTACTACTTGGGCCACAACCGCATGCTCAACGTTGCCGAAATTATTAAGCTGATTTTGCGTGATGAGTCTGTTCATGGTACTTACATCGGTTACAAGTTCCAAATCGGCTTTAATAAGCTTTCAGAAGCGGAGCAAGAGGAGATGAAGACTTGGATGTATGACTTGTTGTATGACTTGTACGACAACGAAGAAAAGGTTACTCACGAAATTTACGATCAAATTGGTTGGAGCGACGACGTTTTGGTTTTCTTGCGCTATAACGCGAACAAGGCCTTGATGAACTTAGGACAGGAACCGTTGTTCCCAGACAACGCTGACCAGGTTAATCCGGTTGTTATGAATGGTATTTCAACTTCAACATCAAACCACGACTTTTTCTCAGGGGTTGGGAATGGTTACTTGTTGGGACAAGTCGAGGCCATGTCTGACGAGGATTACAAGGAAGACTAA
- the nrdI gene encoding class Ib ribonucleoside-diphosphate reductase assembly flavoprotein NrdI, whose amino-acid sequence MATYRLLYASIEGNTQSFINKLQAVAEEKGDAIDAKVVGDETDYEEEHQPFVAIVPTYLTGGTGTGPAVVEIFTNALADYIDFKDNATLIKGVVGSGNRNFNDQYILTAKRYAKTYQVPVIGDYELRGTSYDAEKIYQSITETLGE is encoded by the coding sequence ATGGCAACATACCGACTCTTATATGCCAGCATTGAGGGTAATACCCAGTCGTTTATTAATAAACTGCAAGCAGTTGCTGAAGAAAAGGGTGACGCGATTGACGCGAAAGTGGTTGGTGATGAAACCGATTATGAAGAGGAACACCAACCTTTTGTAGCAATTGTACCAACCTACTTGACGGGCGGGACTGGCACCGGTCCTGCGGTTGTTGAAATCTTTACGAATGCCCTAGCGGACTATATTGATTTTAAAGACAATGCTACCCTGATAAAGGGAGTAGTTGGATCGGGGAACCGTAACTTTAACGATCAATATATTTTGACCGCTAAGCGCTACGCTAAAACGTATCAGGTGCCGGTGATTGGAGACTACGAGTTACGTGGGACTTCTTATGACGCAGAAAAAATTTACCAAAGCATCACGGAAACATTAGGAGAATAA
- the nrdE gene encoding class 1b ribonucleoside-diphosphate reductase subunit alpha: protein MSLLDLDLTQVTYFDLNNEINIPKDNQIQLNKDQEALAAFMKENVEPNLKRFDSVKAHYDWLIENDFLDKDLVKKYDMAFINKMYAFLEEQDFHFSSFMAAFKFYNQYAQKTNDKAYYVESYLDRVALNALFYANGDEDLAMALANEMIHQRYQPATPSFLNAGRARRGELVSCFVLQTSDDMNSIGRTINSALQLSKMGGGVGINLSNLREAGAPVMGIANSAGGIVPVMKLLEDSFTFSSQVGARQGAGVVYLNIFHPDLMTFLATKKENADEKVRVKTLSLGLIVPDKYYDLIEKGQEMALFSPVDVEREYGMPFNYVDITAEYDNMLKNDKITKKMIPARTVEEEISKLQQESGYPYIINIDTVNRANPVAGKVISSNLCSEILQVQTPSTIDDEQEYTTLGEDISCNLGSINIVNMMKTDDFAGSVDAMIRALSFVSEQSDLNVVPSVQNGNQQNHAVGLGAMGLAAFFAQNKMMYGDEESLDFTKVFFMTLNFYSLKASMNIALDRQESFKDFDKSAYADGTYFEKYVGQDWGPKTDKVKALFANLPVPTKEDWVELRDQVQKNGLYNAYRHAVAPTGSISYVNNTTASLLPIVNKIEERQEGMIGKVYYPAPGLSNETLPYYVSAYDTNMKKVIDIYAAAQPHVDQGMSLTFFMRSTIPEGLYDWKNGRTEKMTTRDLSKLRNYAYKQGIKSLYYVRTYTDDNQEAGINECESCSI from the coding sequence ATGTCATTATTGGACCTTGACCTCACCCAGGTCACCTATTTTGATTTAAATAACGAAATCAATATTCCAAAGGACAACCAGATTCAGTTGAACAAGGATCAGGAAGCTTTGGCAGCCTTTATGAAGGAAAATGTTGAACCAAACTTAAAACGGTTTGACTCTGTTAAAGCTCATTATGACTGGTTGATTGAAAACGACTTTTTGGATAAGGACCTGGTCAAAAAATATGACATGGCCTTCATCAATAAGATGTATGCCTTCTTAGAGGAACAAGACTTCCACTTTAGTTCCTTTATGGCGGCCTTTAAGTTCTACAACCAATATGCACAAAAGACGAATGATAAGGCTTACTACGTTGAGTCTTACTTAGACCGCGTGGCCTTGAATGCTTTGTTTTATGCTAACGGCGACGAGGACTTAGCAATGGCCTTGGCCAACGAAATGATTCACCAACGCTACCAACCAGCAACACCATCATTCTTGAATGCTGGTCGTGCTCGTCGAGGTGAATTGGTTTCTTGTTTCGTTTTGCAAACAAGCGATGACATGAACTCTATCGGCCGAACAATCAATTCTGCTTTGCAGTTATCAAAGATGGGTGGGGGAGTTGGCATTAACTTGTCAAACCTTCGTGAAGCCGGCGCGCCAGTAATGGGCATTGCAAATTCTGCTGGTGGTATTGTGCCAGTGATGAAGTTATTGGAAGATTCCTTTACTTTTTCATCACAGGTTGGGGCCCGTCAGGGAGCCGGAGTTGTTTATCTGAACATCTTCCACCCTGATTTGATGACCTTCTTGGCAACCAAGAAGGAAAACGCCGACGAAAAAGTCCGCGTGAAGACCCTATCATTGGGCTTAATTGTGCCCGATAAGTACTACGACTTGATTGAAAAGGGCCAAGAAATGGCCTTGTTCTCACCAGTTGATGTCGAACGTGAGTACGGCATGCCATTCAATTATGTTGATATTACAGCTGAATATGACAACATGTTGAAGAACGACAAGATCACGAAGAAGATGATTCCTGCCCGGACGGTTGAAGAAGAAATTTCAAAGCTTCAGCAAGAATCTGGTTATCCTTACATCATTAATATCGATACAGTTAACCGCGCCAATCCAGTTGCCGGAAAGGTCATTTCATCCAACCTTTGTTCTGAAATTTTGCAGGTGCAAACACCTTCAACCATTGACGATGAACAAGAATATACAACGTTAGGTGAAGATATCTCATGTAACTTGGGTTCAATCAACATCGTCAATATGATGAAAACGGACGATTTCGCCGGCTCTGTTGATGCGATGATCCGAGCTTTGTCCTTTGTTTCCGAGCAGTCTGATTTGAATGTGGTCCCATCCGTGCAAAATGGTAACCAACAAAACCACGCTGTTGGTTTGGGCGCCATGGGTCTGGCAGCCTTCTTTGCTCAGAACAAGATGATGTATGGTGACGAAGAATCTCTGGACTTTACCAAGGTCTTCTTCATGACATTAAACTTCTATTCATTGAAGGCTTCGATGAATATTGCCTTGGACCGCCAAGAAAGCTTTAAAGACTTTGATAAATCAGCATATGCTGACGGCACATACTTTGAAAAGTATGTAGGTCAAGATTGGGGTCCAAAAACGGATAAGGTGAAAGCCTTGTTTGCCAATCTTCCCGTGCCAACGAAGGAAGATTGGGTGGAATTGCGTGATCAAGTTCAAAAGAACGGCTTGTACAACGCTTACCGTCACGCGGTAGCACCAACTGGTTCAATCTCATACGTTAATAACACCACGGCCTCTTTGTTGCCAATCGTTAACAAAATTGAGGAACGACAGGAAGGAATGATTGGGAAGGTTTACTATCCAGCACCTGGCCTGTCAAATGAGACGTTACCTTACTATGTTTCTGCCTATGACACGAACATGAAAAAGGTAATTGATATCTATGCAGCCGCTCAGCCTCACGTCGACCAGGGAATGTCTTTGACATTCTTTATGCGTTCAACCATTCCGGAAGGCCTGTATGACTGGAAGAATGGTCGAACAGAAAAGATGACCACGCGCGATTTGTCCAAGTTGCGTAATTATGCGTACAAGCAGGGAATCAAGTCTTTGTATTATGTCCGAACATATACGGATGATAACCAAGAGGCTGGCATCAACGAATGTGAATCTTGCTCAATTTAA
- the nrdH gene encoding glutaredoxin-like protein NrdH produces the protein MAQVTVFTKNNCVQCKMTKRYLDSMGVGYEEINIEEQPEYLAQLKDAGFKQTPVVQIAGQEAFSGFQPDALKSLTA, from the coding sequence ATGGCTCAAGTAACGGTCTTTACCAAAAATAATTGTGTACAGTGCAAAATGACAAAACGCTACCTCGACAGCATGGGGGTTGGCTACGAAGAAATTAATATCGAAGAACAACCAGAGTATCTTGCTCAATTGAAGGATGCTGGTTTTAAGCAGACACCCGTTGTTCAAATTGCTGGTCAGGAAGCCTTCTCTGGTTTTCAGCCTGATGCCTTGAAGTCTTTGACGGCCTAA
- a CDS encoding hemolysin family protein, giving the protein MDSGPSFLLNAFVIIFILLLAVLFTLTEYSLVKVRLSALEALQADREKPSKNIAHAIHMVSHLTEFLSTAQVGITLTSLILGWIGEETVADLILATHILPADYAKPVASVAAIVIFTIIHAVFTDLVPKNIAIQEPIKVLLLIVRPVRFFHVALFPFIWILDHLSNWLTHLIGFQVTNDDDIYSQTEILSLSKSAAEAGELDTEDLTFMQRAFEMNDKVAADVMIDRTSMDVIDVHDTIAKGLDEYLQKRHSRFPVVADNDKDKVLGYVFNYDLVRQNRISGKNPVAQIMRDIPAVPENMDLHDVMDEMTIKRSPIAVVVDEYGGTAGIITDKDIYEELFGSVRDEINDESDEYIEKLGNQRYKVSGKTTLYDFQRYFQIHVKEFDDDEAVTLTGYVLKRDPDFRTGDSLRIDNYQITALDYENAFIPEFAVKELETKPEPENTDSDVEDNKSTSESKPSMSEKDRERLKFQLKGKDNDPE; this is encoded by the coding sequence GTGGATTCTGGTCCCTCGTTCTTGTTGAATGCGTTCGTCATCATCTTTATTTTGTTGTTGGCGGTTTTGTTTACACTAACGGAATATTCTCTTGTTAAGGTGCGTTTGTCTGCCTTGGAGGCCCTTCAGGCCGATCGCGAAAAGCCATCAAAAAACATTGCACACGCCATTCATATGGTGTCACACCTAACGGAGTTCTTATCGACTGCTCAAGTCGGAATTACATTAACATCATTGATTTTAGGTTGGATTGGTGAGGAAACCGTTGCCGATTTGATTTTAGCAACCCATATCCTGCCAGCTGACTATGCCAAGCCTGTCGCTTCTGTTGCGGCCATCGTTATCTTTACGATTATTCACGCCGTCTTCACCGACTTGGTGCCAAAAAACATTGCCATTCAAGAACCAATCAAGGTCTTGTTGTTAATTGTGCGTCCAGTCCGCTTCTTTCATGTTGCCCTCTTCCCATTCATTTGGATTCTAGATCACTTATCAAATTGGTTAACCCATTTGATTGGTTTCCAGGTCACTAATGATGATGATATCTATTCACAGACGGAAATTCTTTCCTTGTCAAAGAGTGCTGCTGAAGCTGGTGAATTGGATACCGAAGATTTGACCTTTATGCAACGAGCCTTTGAAATGAATGATAAGGTCGCTGCTGACGTCATGATCGATCGCACATCAATGGATGTTATCGATGTTCATGACACGATTGCCAAGGGGCTAGATGAGTATTTGCAAAAGCGTCACTCTCGTTTCCCAGTTGTCGCTGACAACGATAAAGACAAGGTTTTAGGTTATGTTTTTAACTACGACCTTGTTCGCCAAAATCGAATTTCTGGGAAAAACCCCGTTGCTCAGATTATGCGTGACATTCCTGCCGTCCCTGAAAACATGGACCTACACGATGTCATGGATGAAATGACCATTAAACGGTCGCCAATTGCCGTGGTCGTCGATGAATACGGTGGTACAGCCGGAATCATTACTGATAAAGACATCTATGAAGAACTGTTTGGCTCTGTTCGGGATGAAATCAACGATGAATCCGATGAATACATCGAAAAGCTTGGGAATCAACGCTACAAGGTTTCTGGTAAGACGACCTTGTACGATTTCCAACGTTACTTCCAAATTCATGTGAAGGAATTTGACGACGATGAGGCCGTTACCTTGACCGGTTACGTTTTGAAACGCGATCCTGATTTCCGAACTGGCGACTCCTTACGCATTGACAACTATCAAATTACGGCACTTGATTACGAAAATGCCTTTATCCCTGAATTTGCCGTCAAAGAGCTTGAAACCAAACCGGAACCTGAAAACACAGATTCTGATGTTGAGGATAACAAAAGCACTTCTGAAAGCAAACCGTCCATGTCTGAAAAAGACCGTGAGCGCTTAAAGTTTCAGCTTAAGGGTAAAGATAACGACCCCGAATAA
- a CDS encoding histidine phosphatase family protein, which yields MAGIDVYMVRHGQTYFNLLRRFQGFSDAPLTDAGIQDGHKAGQRLAKIHFDGAYSSDLTRAIHTARYALSENQAQSPVEPTTLPNFREENFGSYEGRDSQVTLTDLNARVPKVYNAYADMVEDLGMPAVMDIFHDADPYHLAESYQEFVNRIEVGFQDLKSRHQDGDKVLLVSHGTTIRAIADYFGHPEMAAQSVHNGAVMHLRLSDEGADILAFNDITTIFD from the coding sequence ATGGCAGGAATTGATGTTTATATGGTCCGCCACGGCCAAACTTACTTTAACCTTTTACGCCGTTTCCAAGGATTTTCCGACGCACCGTTAACGGATGCTGGCATCCAAGATGGACACAAAGCCGGTCAACGCCTCGCCAAGATTCACTTTGATGGTGCTTACTCTTCTGATTTAACACGGGCTATCCACACTGCTCGCTATGCCTTGAGTGAAAATCAAGCACAGTCACCAGTTGAGCCAACTACTCTGCCCAACTTCCGTGAAGAAAATTTTGGTTCTTATGAAGGACGCGACTCTCAGGTTACATTAACTGACCTGAATGCTCGGGTTCCAAAAGTCTATAATGCTTATGCCGACATGGTTGAAGACCTCGGTATGCCGGCTGTAATGGATATTTTCCATGATGCAGACCCCTACCACCTAGCCGAATCCTACCAAGAATTTGTCAACCGCATTGAGGTTGGCTTTCAAGACCTTAAAAGTCGCCACCAAGACGGCGATAAGGTTCTGCTTGTTTCCCATGGGACAACAATTCGGGCAATCGCCGATTACTTTGGTCACCCTGAAATGGCTGCCCAATCGGTGCATAACGGTGCCGTCATGCACCTGCGCCTAAGCGATGAAGGTGCCGATATTTTGGCCTTCAACGACATCACGACCATTTTTGACTAA
- the hflX gene encoding GTPase HflX, producing the protein MPKTFKETSQKPSRPVLLAGLRTDQKQNLEYELTELENLALANNLQPVETFLQSLDRPNPATYFGKGKVDELKMAVETYEADLIVTNDELSPSQIRNLEAETGATVVDRTGLILDIFAERAQTKVAKLQVQLARLQYQLPRLRTSMSVSLDQQTGAGGAGFTSRGSGETKLEQSRRRLTNEMVAIKKELAELQKDASTQAKQRQESELPTVALVGYTNAGKSTLMNQLLARFGQGAGSDQSKQVFEKDMLFATLNTTIRQLTLPDKTQFLLSDTVGFVSKLPHHLVAAFESTLQEAAQADLLLQVVDISDAHYQDMMTTTKETLTRLGITDKPMITIYNKADVAEMAFPLVDGDQSITISARDRTSQDEVLTLIKKTLFADMAEVSLHVPFADSKIVAEILDKHALLAQDFNESGTTIRVSLKPKEIEQYKQYLD; encoded by the coding sequence ATGCCTAAAACCTTTAAAGAAACATCACAAAAACCAAGCCGACCTGTCCTTTTGGCCGGCCTGCGCACAGATCAAAAACAAAACCTAGAATATGAGTTAACAGAGTTGGAAAACTTGGCCTTAGCCAATAACTTACAACCAGTTGAAACCTTTCTCCAATCCTTGGACCGTCCCAATCCAGCTACTTACTTCGGTAAGGGTAAGGTAGATGAGCTCAAGATGGCTGTTGAAACCTATGAGGCTGATTTAATCGTCACCAATGATGAGTTATCCCCATCACAAATCAGAAATTTAGAAGCCGAAACTGGTGCAACAGTTGTTGACCGGACTGGCTTAATCCTTGATATTTTTGCCGAACGAGCTCAAACTAAGGTGGCTAAACTGCAAGTTCAACTAGCCCGCCTACAATATCAGCTCCCCCGGTTACGGACTTCAATGTCTGTTTCATTAGACCAGCAAACTGGGGCCGGTGGAGCCGGTTTTACAAGCCGTGGTTCCGGTGAAACAAAGCTTGAACAATCCCGTCGGCGACTGACCAACGAAATGGTCGCCATCAAGAAGGAGTTGGCAGAATTACAAAAGGATGCCTCAACACAAGCCAAGCAACGGCAGGAATCAGAACTACCAACTGTTGCCCTGGTTGGTTATACCAATGCCGGTAAATCAACATTAATGAACCAACTCTTAGCCCGTTTCGGCCAAGGCGCCGGTAGTGACCAAAGCAAGCAAGTTTTCGAAAAAGACATGCTCTTTGCCACCCTAAACACCACCATCCGCCAGTTGACACTCCCCGATAAGACACAATTCCTGCTTTCAGATACCGTTGGTTTTGTTTCCAAGTTACCCCACCACTTGGTCGCTGCCTTTGAGTCAACTTTGCAAGAAGCCGCTCAAGCCGATTTACTCTTGCAAGTAGTCGATATTTCTGACGCCCATTATCAAGACATGATGACGACAACAAAGGAAACACTGACCCGTCTGGGCATCACAGATAAGCCGATGATTACCATCTATAACAAGGCGGATGTAGCCGAAATGGCCTTTCCACTAGTCGATGGTGATCAGTCGATTACCATTTCTGCCCGAGACCGAACTTCGCAAGACGAGGTTTTGACGCTTATTAAGAAGACGCTCTTTGCCGACATGGCTGAAGTCAGCCTCCACGTGCCCTTTGCAGACTCAAAAATTGTGGCTGAAATCTTAGACAAGCATGCCCTTTTAGCGCAAGACTTCAACGAATCCGGGACAACCATTCGTGTTTCCTTGAAACCAAAAGAAATCGAACAATACAAACAATACCTAGACTAA
- a CDS encoding helix-turn-helix domain-containing protein → MLIGKKIKMVRESAKMTQEQLGEQLHLTRQTISNWENGKSYPGIAEIVAISNQFAVSLDELLKEDMELIQHYEVIDSQFNRQKKLYAVSYIVNIIFLGLLVMNNYFQLATAIRIGLMIMGISAIVAMYTTIKHPVNLLKNRWALVLILIALLYFFSFWVFKNLHGSPSYQLGLICGAAVRIFVLTSSIYFLPQPPLGDKRKA, encoded by the coding sequence ATGTTAATTGGTAAAAAAATAAAGATGGTACGAGAGTCTGCGAAGATGACTCAAGAGCAATTAGGAGAACAGTTACATTTAACCAGGCAAACGATCTCGAATTGGGAAAATGGGAAAAGTTATCCAGGAATAGCCGAAATTGTGGCAATTAGTAATCAGTTTGCCGTTTCTTTGGATGAATTATTGAAAGAGGATATGGAATTGATTCAACATTATGAAGTGATTGACAGTCAGTTTAATCGGCAAAAGAAACTGTATGCCGTTTCCTATATTGTTAATATTATTTTTCTGGGGCTTTTAGTGATGAACAACTATTTTCAATTGGCAACGGCAATTCGCATTGGATTAATGATTATGGGAATTTCAGCTATTGTAGCGATGTACACAACAATTAAACATCCGGTCAATCTGTTAAAAAACCGTTGGGCTTTGGTACTGATTCTAATTGCACTATTGTACTTTTTTAGCTTTTGGGTCTTTAAGAATTTACATGGAAGTCCTAGCTATCAGTTAGGTCTGATTTGTGGTGCTGCTGTTCGTATTTTTGTTCTCACTAGTAGTATCTATTTTTTGCCGCAGCCTCCTCTTGGAGATAAAAGAAAAGCTTAA